One genomic window of Lepeophtheirus salmonis chromosome 5, UVic_Lsal_1.4, whole genome shotgun sequence includes the following:
- the LOC121117508 gene encoding mitochondrial import inner membrane translocase subunit TIM44 codes for MLRSGLRSFRRCQYLGVRNYSGGDPGKRPSFFGNFVKNFKDEYSKDQKIQSNLTKFREEAKRLEESQALQDARSKFNKIEEETSGVLKDRIKDFSGSLEGSRKKINELGESVSKAAESVSKAAESIGSTSAFQKASRSASILKKEIEGSSLGTHVYSRPSTLRKRKSSTPNENITVDDTSTGVELHKDSKFFASWQSFKDSNPVFNRFVEARMKYEESDNPVVRGARVVTDKLHDILGGLFTTTELSQALTEIIKMDPNFCREEFLKQCERDIIPNILEAINQGDLEILEDWCFEAPFSVLATPIRQAKELGYLMESTVLDIDNVDLTTGMMMEQGPVLAITFNAQQILCVRDRSGKIIEGDPERVMRIMYIFVLCRDQTELDPQAAWRLLEVQARDRQEQYL; via the exons ATGCTTCGGTCTGGCCTACGCTCTTTTCGTAGGTGTCAATACTTGGGTGTACGCAATTATTCTGGAGGCGATCCTGGGAAGAGACCCTCATTTTTTGGGAACTTCGTTAAAAACTTTAAGGATGAATATTCAAAGGATCAGAAGATACAAAGTAATTTGACTAAATTCAGAGAAGAAGCCAAGAGGCTGGAAGAATCGCAGGCTCTCCAAGATGCAAGATCTAAATTTAATAAGATTGAGGAGGAAACATCTGGTGTTTTAAAGGATCGTATCAAAGATTTTTCTGGGAGTCTCGAAG gttcCCGTAAAAAGATTAATGAACTTGGAGAATCAGTGTCAAAGGCTGCTGAATCGGTTTCCAAAGCAGCAGAATCCATTGGAAGTACATCTGCTTTCCAGAAGGCGTCTCGCTCTGCCTCCATTCTAAAAAAAGAGATTGAAGGCTCTTCTTTAGGGACCCATGTTTATAGTCGTCCAAGCACTTTAAGGAAAAGGAAGAGTAGCACTCCAAATGAAAACATAACAGTTGATGATACTTCTACAGGTGTAGAGCTTCATAAGGACTCTAAATTTTTTGCTAGCTGGCAATCGTTCAAAGATAGCAATCCTGTATTCAATCGTTTTGTTGAGGCCAGAATGAAATATGAAGAAAGTGACAATCCTGTAGTGAGGGGAGCCCGCGTTGTGACGGATAAACTACATGATATTTTGGGAGGATTGTTCACAACAACCGAGCTTTCTCAAGCTTTAACCGAAATCATTAAAATGGATCCTAACTTTTGCCGTGAAGAGTTTTTAAAGCAATGTGAACGAGACATTATACCTAATATACTCGAAGCCATCAATCAAGGTGATTTAGAAATTTTAGAAGATTGGTGCTTTGAAGCTCCCTTCAGTGTTTTAGCCACTCCCATTCGCCAGGCAAAAGAATTAGGATATTTAATGGAATCAACTGTTTTAGATATTGATAATGTTGATTTAACCACTGGTATGATGATGGAACAAGGACCGGTCCTTGCTATTACGTTTAACGCTCAACAGATACTATGTGTCAGAGACAGAAGTGGGAAAATAATTGAAGGGGATCCTGAACGAGTCATGAGGATCATGTACATATTTGTTCTTTGTAGAGATCAAACGGAACTTGATCCTCAAGCTGCTTGGCGTCTCCTGGAAGTTCAAGCTCGTGACAGGCAAGAACAATACTTATAa